The Kineosporia sp. NBRC 101731 genome includes a window with the following:
- a CDS encoding sigma-70 family RNA polymerase sigma factor: MVEHLLRDLSPQVLAVLVRRGTPFAAAEDALQEALLQAWSQWPDTGTPDNPRAWLITVASRRLVDSTRSEVSRRQREDRVALEPEPGPTEQSDDTLRLLFLCCHESLSPPSAVALTLRAVGGLTTQQIATAFLVPEATMAQRISRAKKTLTGVRLDAPGDLTLVLRVLYLIFNEGHRGSVDLAAEAIRLTRMLVRPSRSEPEVLGLLALMLLHDARRPARYLANGSLVPLDQQDRSLWNTARIEEGVLALQTALAADRLGEYQAQAAIAALHDDAATPEETDWPQILSWYDELLAIHDTPAAALSRAVAVGEVDGPRAGLAALSAVEPRLPSWHHRLHAVRGHLLERAGDPADAATAYAQAATGATNFAERDHLTRQAARLQTPTTLP; this comes from the coding sequence ATCGTGGAACACCTGCTGCGGGACCTCTCCCCGCAGGTGCTGGCCGTGCTCGTCCGCCGTGGCACCCCGTTCGCGGCGGCCGAGGACGCCCTGCAGGAAGCGTTGCTACAGGCCTGGTCCCAGTGGCCGGACACCGGCACACCGGACAACCCCCGGGCCTGGCTCATCACCGTGGCCTCCCGGAGACTGGTCGACAGCACCCGCTCGGAGGTGTCGCGGCGGCAGCGTGAGGATCGCGTGGCCCTGGAACCCGAACCGGGTCCGACCGAGCAGAGCGACGACACCCTGCGCCTGCTGTTTCTCTGCTGCCACGAGTCGCTGAGCCCGCCCTCGGCCGTGGCCCTCACCCTGCGCGCCGTCGGCGGGCTCACCACCCAGCAGATCGCAACAGCCTTCTTGGTGCCCGAAGCCACTATGGCGCAGCGCATCTCACGGGCGAAGAAGACCCTGACCGGTGTGCGACTCGACGCGCCCGGCGACCTGACCCTGGTGCTGCGGGTGCTGTACCTGATCTTCAACGAGGGCCACCGCGGGTCGGTCGACCTGGCGGCCGAGGCCATTCGCCTGACCCGGATGCTGGTCCGCCCGTCACGTTCCGAACCGGAGGTGCTCGGGCTGCTGGCCCTGATGCTGCTGCACGACGCCCGGCGCCCGGCGCGGTATCTCGCGAACGGCTCGCTGGTACCCCTCGATCAGCAGGACCGTTCGCTCTGGAACACCGCCCGCATCGAAGAGGGCGTACTGGCCCTGCAGACCGCCCTGGCCGCCGACCGGCTGGGCGAGTACCAGGCACAGGCCGCGATCGCAGCTCTCCACGACGACGCCGCCACCCCGGAGGAGACCGACTGGCCGCAGATCCTCTCCTGGTACGACGAACTCCTGGCGATCCACGACACCCCGGCCGCCGCCCTGTCCCGGGCCGTGGCGGTGGGCGAGGTGGACGGACCCCGGGCCGGCCTGGCCGCGCTCTCGGCCGTGGAACCCCGCCTCCCTTCGTGGCACCACCGGCTCCACGCGGTACGGGGACACCTGCTGGAACGCGCCGGTGACCCGGCCGACGCCGCAACGGCCTACGCCCAGGCCGCAACTGGGGCCACGAACTTCGCCGAGCGGGACCACCTCACCCGGCAGGCGGCCCGCCTGCAAACACCAACCACCTTGCCGTGA
- the paaI gene encoding hydroxyphenylacetyl-CoA thioesterase PaaI, producing the protein MITEEDVALAARSVAAMLAGDRASAALGMRLESVAPGRAVMSMLVRPDMTNGYQICHGGLIAAVADTAFAAACNTYGDVTVAAGFDITFLESARLGDDLEARAEERARRGRSGVYDVTVVRRATAAEPEAVIAEFRGRSRSLGKPISGP; encoded by the coding sequence ATGATCACGGAGGAGGATGTGGCGCTGGCTGCGCGGAGTGTTGCTGCCATGCTCGCCGGTGACCGGGCCAGTGCCGCGCTCGGGATGCGGCTGGAATCCGTGGCGCCGGGGCGGGCGGTGATGTCCATGCTGGTGCGCCCGGACATGACCAACGGCTATCAGATCTGTCACGGCGGCCTGATCGCCGCGGTCGCCGACACCGCGTTCGCCGCCGCCTGCAACACCTACGGGGATGTGACGGTGGCGGCCGGATTCGACATCACCTTCCTTGAATCCGCGCGTCTGGGTGATGATCTCGAGGCCCGGGCGGAAGAGCGGGCCCGCCGGGGACGGTCCGGGGTCTACGACGTCACGGTGGTGCGCCGGGCCACCGCCGCCGAGCCTGAGGCCGTCATCGCCGAGTTCCGCGGTCGCAGCCGGTCTCTCGGCAAGCCGATCAGTGGGCCCTGA
- the paaD gene encoding 1,2-phenylacetyl-CoA epoxidase subunit PaaD yields the protein MITNRLREVAMEAAAGVTDPEMPMLTLLDLGVLRSVEMEDDVVVASITPTYLGCPAMATMRDDLIHRLNDAGFERVEVRVRLDPPWSSDWITDRGRRALTENGLSEPGKVRRYVGLSLGPTRRHLNCPRCGSPRTRLLSEFGATACRALYRCDECLEPFEHVKEI from the coding sequence ATGATCACGAACAGGTTGAGGGAGGTTGCGATGGAAGCGGCGGCCGGGGTCACCGACCCGGAGATGCCCATGCTCACGCTCCTGGATCTCGGCGTGTTGCGGTCGGTCGAGATGGAGGACGACGTGGTCGTCGCATCGATCACGCCCACCTATCTGGGGTGCCCGGCGATGGCGACAATGCGGGACGATCTGATCCACCGGCTGAACGATGCGGGTTTCGAGCGGGTCGAGGTGCGGGTGCGGCTCGACCCGCCGTGGTCGAGCGACTGGATCACCGACCGGGGCCGCCGGGCGCTCACCGAGAACGGGCTCTCGGAGCCCGGGAAAGTCCGCCGTTATGTCGGTCTTTCGCTGGGTCCCACCCGACGGCACCTGAACTGCCCTCGCTGCGGATCGCCCCGGACCCGGCTGCTCTCCGAGTTCGGGGCCACGGCCTGCAGGGCGCTGTACCGCTGCGACGAGTGCCTCGAGCCCTTCGAGCATGTGAAGGAGATCTGA
- the paaE gene encoding 1,2-phenylacetyl-CoA epoxidase subunit PaaE, whose amino-acid sequence MAGFHGLRVRDVEPLCDDAVAVTFDVPQALEEVFAFRAGQSLTLRRVIDGVDHRRSYSICSAVGERPRIGVREIPDGMFSSWLVHQVRPGDEIEVSPPAGSWPADPAPGERHLCIAAGSGITPMLSVASTALQHPGAQVSLLYGNRTSHTVMFAEELADLKNAHGPQVQIVHVLSREPRDVELFSGRLDADRVRRLLTELVPVETFDRIWLCGPLDLVESSRKVLASLGVAAGKIHVELFYVDTPPPQPVRDSAVLEGVTTELTTVLDGLRSTTAVSRDVAILEGAQATRADLPFACKGGVCGTCRAVVREGEVDMRRNYALEPAEVDAGFVLTCQSFPVSDVVTVDFDA is encoded by the coding sequence ATGGCCGGGTTCCACGGGCTGCGGGTGCGGGATGTGGAGCCGCTGTGTGACGATGCCGTGGCGGTCACGTTCGACGTTCCTCAGGCTCTGGAAGAGGTTTTCGCGTTCCGGGCCGGTCAGTCCCTGACCTTGCGACGGGTGATCGACGGGGTGGACCACCGCCGCTCGTACTCGATCTGCTCGGCGGTGGGTGAACGGCCGCGGATCGGGGTGCGGGAGATCCCGGACGGCATGTTCTCGTCCTGGCTCGTGCATCAGGTGCGGCCCGGCGACGAGATCGAGGTGTCGCCGCCGGCCGGTTCCTGGCCCGCGGATCCCGCTCCGGGAGAGCGGCATCTCTGCATCGCCGCCGGATCGGGCATCACACCGATGCTTTCGGTGGCCTCGACGGCGCTGCAACATCCCGGCGCGCAGGTGTCGCTGCTCTACGGCAACCGCACGAGTCACACGGTGATGTTCGCGGAAGAGCTGGCCGACCTGAAGAATGCGCACGGGCCTCAGGTGCAGATCGTTCATGTACTCAGCCGCGAGCCTCGCGACGTGGAATTGTTCTCCGGACGTCTCGACGCGGACCGGGTGCGCCGCCTGCTCACCGAACTCGTGCCGGTGGAGACCTTCGACCGGATCTGGCTGTGCGGACCGCTGGACCTGGTGGAGTCGTCCCGTAAGGTACTGGCTTCTCTCGGGGTGGCCGCCGGGAAGATCCACGTCGAGCTGTTCTACGTGGATACCCCACCGCCGCAACCAGTTCGGGACTCTGCGGTTCTGGAGGGGGTGACCACGGAACTCACCACCGTGCTCGACGGTCTGCGCTCCACCACCGCGGTCTCGCGCGACGTCGCGATTCTGGAGGGTGCTCAGGCGACCCGCGCCGATCTGCCGTTCGCCTGCAAGGGCGGGGTGTGCGGGACCTGCCGGGCAGTAGTGCGGGAGGGGGAGGTGGACATGCGGCGCAATTACGCTCTCGAACCGGCTGAGGTCGACGCGGGGTTTGTGCTGACCTGTCAGAGCTTTCCGGTGAGTGATGTGGTGACCGTGGACTTTGACGCTTGA
- a CDS encoding TetR/AcrR family transcriptional regulator codes for MTSAAVPEPASPRRRGRPGYDQATILRTAVDLFNRRGYDATSMGDLAKELGLTKAAIYHHVDGKEQLLSAALDDALDELTTAVTEATQPSSDLSAYERLRSVVRRSVEVLMAHQSSVTLLLRVRGNSEVELAALQRRRWLDDQLAELVAQAAREGSLRADIPPRLVSRLLFGMVNSLVEWYHADGTYEPGTVADAVTDLAFDGLRAH; via the coding sequence GTGACCAGCGCCGCCGTTCCCGAACCCGCGTCACCGCGGCGGCGGGGGCGGCCCGGCTACGACCAGGCCACGATTCTGCGCACGGCCGTGGACCTGTTCAACCGCCGTGGCTACGACGCCACGAGCATGGGCGACCTGGCCAAGGAGCTCGGGCTGACCAAGGCCGCGATCTATCATCACGTCGACGGCAAGGAACAGCTGCTCTCGGCCGCCCTCGACGACGCGCTCGACGAACTCACCACCGCCGTCACCGAAGCCACACAACCCTCGTCCGACCTCAGCGCCTACGAGCGACTGCGGTCGGTGGTGCGGCGTAGCGTCGAGGTGCTGATGGCCCACCAGTCCAGCGTCACGTTGCTGCTGCGGGTGCGGGGGAACAGCGAGGTCGAGCTGGCCGCACTGCAACGCCGGCGGTGGCTCGACGACCAGCTCGCCGAACTGGTCGCCCAGGCCGCGCGGGAGGGCTCGCTACGCGCCGACATCCCGCCCCGCCTGGTCAGCCGCCTGCTCTTCGGCATGGTGAACTCGCTGGTCGAGTGGTACCACGCCGACGGTACCTACGAGCCGGGCACGGTGGCCGATGCCGTGACCGACCTGGCCTTCGACGGGCTCAGGGCCCACTGA